CTGGAGGTGGAGAGGCCTGGGATATGTCTGTGCGAGGCTGTTGCTAGAAATGAGTTGGATTTTGTTACAAGACTTTTGGCAAATGGAATAAATCCCAACTCCAAGAATTATAGTCTCCAGACACCTCTGCACCTGGCTGCTGCAGAGGGCTTGTTTCAAGTCTCTGTTGTGCTTTTGCAAAATGGAGCCAGCATCTTTGCAACAGACAGGTATATATGTTACATCTCGTGTttcatctatctatctatcgatctatctatatatatttgttGGTGGTGTGCAGATGGGGTAGAACTCCATTAGACGAGGCTCGAGTAGGAGGAGATCACAAACTAGTTCAATTGTTGGAAGATGCAAAACGCACTCAGATGACTGAATTTTCTTCTGCCATCAGATGATACGATGTGCCAAAAATATATGGATTTATACATAAATCATTACTAGACTACTTTTATCACCATTTCGAGAAATTATAGATGCAAATTAATGACTCACATCTTATATCAAAAATACATATACAATGAATTATAAGCCATACTTACAGATTAAATTAAGAAATGGTATTATGTGATGTATCAGAATTTATAAGAATACACGCTTCTGTAGTAGCAATAGATTAACTTGTGATGAATGATTGTATTTCTTGCAATACAATGCACTTATAATAACCAATAGATTAACTTGTGATGAATGATTGTATTTCTTGCAATGCAATGTACTTATAATAACAGTACTGTTGCTTAATGAATTCCTCATTTAATTTCCACCAGTCAGTTAGAGGATAAATTTTACCAAAATTTGTTGAAGTTTCAATTTGAGTACCCTCAAAACTCATACTAGCAACTTCATTTGTGGCACAAACTAATACAGAAAGCATGTAGTAATACTATATCATCATAAGTAATggaaaatcaagaaaacaaattaaGCTAATTATAAACCTTGCATATTAATTTCTCACCACTGGCTtaattttggtataattttaTGCAGTCTTATCTTCTAAAGTTCATATAACCTCTGCCATCTCAGTTTCTGCAAcacaaaataggaaaataaattcagaggacaaaaaacaaaaatctcTCCTCTGAGACATTCTTCCAAAAGGTAAATCTTTCTACACATATAATCATATATTGGATATTTGTTTGGCTAAATAGCGTTATTAACAAATGAAAGCATTACAACGATGAATATTGGCAGATTGTAGACGAAATGGAGGATTTGGAAGAAGATACTACGCGTGTCGACAATGAAGAAAATGGTGAAATAAAGACGCCTGTTGTTGCAGGGATCAatcttgttttgatgatgtctTTCCTATCGTTGTCCGAGGAAGATGGCTCCAATATCGATGAAATCCAGGAAATTGAAACGTCGGAtttcaaacataaacatacGCATGGCATTCAGGCAAGAAGGCAGCAAGTGAACCGGCTTCCAGCCATCGAAAGGCAAACAACGTCCAGGGTTCATACCAAGATAAGAGACTCTAGGTCAATTTTGTAGCATGTTCTGTTTTAACAAATCGATAAATGCTATTGATGAAATGTAACGTCTCCTATTTGATCTTATACTCACCATTTCAACTATTTGATCTCAGGCATTGCAGACGATTCTGAATTTCCAAGAACGAAGCATGCATTCTACTTCTAGATGGACCGATTTTGCATTCGTAATATTCGAGGCTTGTTTTTTTAGGCAAGCTAGTTAGGAGAAGAAATCAAACTTTTTGTTGTTTGTAAAATATCGTTGACACCATAATATAGGAAATGTCTGTATTATGTCGGATTCAAGACATTGATCCGCatcaaatattttcataaatacATAGTTTTTAATGTCTCTAATTAGGAAGGCCCAAAATATGAGTACCATTAAAGATCTCGTTATAGCTTTGCAAAGACTAGTATCTTCATTCAATGATTCATTTTAGACCAAGTAATTGGATGTAGAAGTTTCAGAGCTCAATAGCTCATGCATGATTTGAAGTGGATTTTGAGCTCACCATTAATATGGAACTTCTTTAAAAATTGGGAACCTCAAAAGCGTAACGTTTGGGCCGTACGAAATGAAAATAGAACTTTCCGACCCGGCCCCTATCGATTTTCTTAATCATGCCGGGCCTAAAATATAGGGCCCAGCCCGATAAACCGGTAGAATGGTGGGTACAGTTTGGCAGCTACTATTAAAATTTGTCGGCGTAATAAACCGAAGATTACTAAGTTCAAAAGCTCAAAAAcgaaaaggaagaaaagaagaagacgACGAGTTCAACACAATTATAAGCGAAAAATGGCGCTGCAGTGGATGATTCTGGCCTACGCCGTGGCAGCTGAGGCAGCGATCGCGATTATCCTCACGCTACCGGCGCCCAAAGCGATACAGTCGCGAATTTCATCGCTTATATCGCGTATTGTGCAGCCATCGCTATTCATCGTACCCTTCTCCGCCTTTCAGCTCCTAGGTACTCAATTTCTTCACCTTTTGGTGATGAGTTTGCTGGTTTCCGTCATATTTGGGTGTTTATTTTTGCAATTTACATAGTAAGTTTTTTTAGGggtttatgttttgttttctaattttctttctGTTTGAATTGATCTTAGATATATATTGGAAGAGTGAGCATCGCCTGAAATGTAGTGGTGAGACCTGCACTGCGGCTGAGAGGAGTCGTTATGAGAGAGCGGTAATTACAATTTCTTGGTGGGGAAATAAAATATGCTTATTCTGAACTTGACATTGGGGTATACTTGTTCTTTGCTTCAATAGATCGCATTAAGTGATCAAAGTGGCTGTGAGCAACACTGGGGTAGGGGTGAAAATGGAAACATGTGATTCTTACCGCTTATTGGACTATGAAGCTGGTAGTTAAATGTAACAGCAAATTTGGATGTATCACGGTCGGTAATACGAACATATTGTGCGATGGATGGCTGCTCAGGGCTCGCTGAATAAGTCTTATTTTGCAGCCGATAGTTAGTAATTAAATCTATAATAACTTAGCAGAGTGTCCTAAATATTTAAGATTCTTTTGTGTATGTAGGATAGTATCGATATTGGGTTAGAGGTGAAGGTCATATGATGTTGAGGCAGTGATAGGAGTAAAGGCTACCCACACAGAGTTAGCACGAGATGTGCTGAATAACAGTGAATTTTAGAGAAAGGAACGGGGAATTTTATTGCTAGAAATACGGAAGGAAAAACAATCCTCACAAGGAGGCCCTACGACAGAAGTCGTCCAAAAGTGATCACGTTCAGAGATACTCTATTCTCCCTAGCGTCCCTATATTTATAGACTGCAGAATAATTGAATTACAAGGAAATAGGAATTAAAATAGGAACTGCCTGAGACTTTCTTTCGAACTACTCTTCCTCTTCTGTTTCGCCTGCTTCCCCCTTTTTCTCTTTGGCCAAACTACTCCCCTATTTCCTCGGTGGTTTACCTTCCAAGCTTTGACCGTATCAGGCAGCTTCTTCTTTGGTGCTGGGCATGAGGAATTCCTTTGTTCTGTTAAAGAGTGATTATGTTTATCACCGTTTGCTATTTGCTTAATTTTATGTGCCATTCACTCTATCAAATCAAATGCATAactatctttttttattatgcTTCGAAACATTCTTTTGTATGCTTCAAATTTTTTGGGGGGAGTTCTGATATACACACTCTTAGTAGAAATGAATACTTGTCTTCAATCTCAGACTTACATATTTATGAGTTTAAATGAAATGTCCTCAATATGCAGCTTTGCTGTTCTCCAGCTCACTTGCTTTCAGCACTgctataattttttttgcatgTGCCCGTGTCTTTTGTAATTACATTTTGTGTTTCTTATCCTATCTATCTCTTTGGTAGCTCTTGATAACCTAGTCTTACTGGTTTTGCTAATCACTTTCTCCGTCTACTGTCAGTTCTGCTCTACTGATTGTTTATCCTAAAACAATGTATAATGTATATCTATATGCTTAATGTGTGCTCCCCTAGAAATGGTCTTCACTTGTGCTGGGATAATAAGTCATGATAGCATCGACTATATATATAGAGCCTTTCACGGCGAGTTCTGTTGCACAatcatttaaattttgaatCCAATTGCAATGTTTTAGGCTGGGATtataaaaattttgttttagcaattcaCTCTATTGATTATGTTGTCAACGATGGATGCAGTTCTTCAAGGCTCAGAGAAATGTGATCTTGTGTTTAGCTGCATGCTTCCTTTACTGGTAAAACAACTTGTGCATTTCCAAGTTATTATCTGATTTCATTGAGTTTTTGCTTCTGTATCCTCACGTGGAGGCTTCTCAATGCTATTGCAGGTGCATCTATCGCATCTGCAGTTATCACAAGGAGATTGAACGCTTGGAGGAAGTGGAGAAGAGACAGAAGAaggattaaataaaaaaacggtaGTTTTGCTATACAAAACTTTTTCATGACGGCTCTTGTTTCCTCTGTTCATGTGATTGTTATGGCTGTTTGAGTTGTGTATGCTTGGAACTCGTTGTTGTTGAGATCATATGCGTATCTGTAATATCGTAACATAACTAGTTTGATCACTAAAAATTGTCCCGCCGATACAGatgatatataaatttgtgGTTCACGCTTGTATTTTGCAGATGGAGTTTCGACCCCCACTTTCAGAAGTATAGACCATGTTTTGATACACGCGCAATTTTTAGATTTTGTTTACTTTGGTTCGCAAATATCAATATAAACATATAAGTAATGAaggaaatataaattatttgtgcagtttatatattttaaataagcACTAAACTAATTATGCAACAATCAGTggttgtaccatggttggcagCTCGGAATTATGGTGATTTTGAGGTCGATTCAGGCTTAGTCGGATTCTGCCAAAGACTGATCAGAAAAATCTATGGTCAagctaaaaaaattaattatgcaaatggataatactagtattaaagtATGGTTAATTGTATGTACGTGTATTGTAGATCTACATAGACTAGTATTCAACATAAATTTTATACAGATTGTTGGTTACACACTGGAGTAATTCTGCGTCATTGGTTATTTTGACGTATGCGTTAATTATTCATAGCCATAATCATGTATTGTTACTCATCTCTAAATTATTATAACAATACATCAATTCATTCCACTACTAGCTAAATAATGAAAACCATTGCGAATAGGAATTGTTAAAATAAAACAAGGTCTAGATTTTggacaaataattaaaataacatcACAGTCTACGCATTTCAAATCCTAGAAGTCTACTAGCTTAGCTacttaaaaacaaacaaactaaaATAGTTATAAGAGAATAAAATTGACAATTTTCGATATGTCATGAATACACGCGAAATTAATGAGTTTGGATCAAGTCTTATTGGTTCTGTATCCTTATGGATTGACATGTTAGGAACATGATAATTTCAACAGGATTAATTGTGTTTAAAGCTAGTGGATCGCCATAAATTTTCTGTATCCGTCCACCATATAAGCGGACCACTAGGTTTATTGGCGCGAACTCGGCGAACCTCCAATTAATAAAACTTGTGATTCTGACTtcaaaatattttctattttaatctcTTTTAAACTCTTTATGTTATGACAAAAGTAACAAATAATTTAAGAatcaatgaataaaaatattaatagaaatatattaaatttatatgataATAAGTCAAATCTAATTAGGATAATATAAAgttaacaaaataatttaagaatcaattaataaaatatgataaaatataaaaatagtcaAATCTAACCAGGATGAAATCTTGTGTTTATATCAATTTCAGAGTCTTCCATATTTTGTTGTCATTAAAGCATCCCCCATCGCCACTTTATGGGGCGGACGACGTCCGTGTCAGCGGCGCGACACAGCCCCGTCCGCCGCTGTGCTCACGCCAACGGCTCAGCGCTGCTCGATAATAAGAGCActtccgtgccgctgagcaggtcGACGTGGCAGCCTCCTATtggccaacggctatgccgttgactttttctattttttaaaattcgaatttaatttaaaaaatcgtttgtaaataaaaatatattttcccacttcccaataaattatatccgttttctccccacttttactttatttttcattttccccaaaattcacatttttcatctataaatacccctatttccacacaaaaaattcaatctataatttttaatttgtaagattttaattacgtattttttattttttaggattgtaattatgtaatttttaatttttaggactttaattctgtaatttttaatttttaggatttgaattatgtaatttttaattttttagtaatttgtaatagtattcatggtatttttaatacattctaatattgtggaaatatttttatttaaattgaataatagaatggtaggACCCTTAAGCAtgtccttgcagaagagcatggatgtgggcccgaACCCAATTTTACTcactgctcttaggcaagagcacaatactcatattcgtgctcttccgcaagaacaagctcaagggtctcaccattctgttattcaatttaaataaaaacatttccacaaaattaaaatgcattaaaaatatccggaatactattacaaattacaaaaaaaattaaaaattacacaattaaaatcctaaaaatttaaaagtacataattaaaatcctaaaaaatccatttgagagggtttgagtgagagagaaagatgtagataagttgtatgaaaaaatatgaatgagagatgaatgagagatgatttgatgtgaaaaatagatgattaatgtgtgtatttacagatgattttgaaataaaaaaatcaaaaaataaaaaaaaatgccagaaaaacagtaaaaaaggccatattttttggaatctgaaaatatatttttaaattttttttgtattattttcgattttaaaaaaataaattttcaacggaaataccgttggccaatcagaagtgccacgtcagctgctcgctggcacagaCGGACGGAAACACTGCTGttgatgctcttagagcatctccaatggcggacgtccggtcggacatccggtcggacgtcgcgacgggcgacccggacgtccgccactgtggcgtttagggtcggatacggacgtcccgtgaggacgtcgggtgtcctcggacgtccttgcgacgggcgggcggacgtccgccactgtggcaagggtcggacgtcccgctcggacgtccgaattttttttattttttttaaaccctatatatacggctcgttgaacttcatttcatttgcaccacttgttgttaacaagtttctctcttcttttactacatatttcatttctacttttaatggagaacgataggaactccccggccacgagcgagtcgcagactccggcgtttcccatcgacctggagggaaacgtaagcggaaatgcgacaacaATACCGGGAATGGGACAGATGGGGGccatgggtgggatgatgtccccttatatgtacaattggatgggacagatgggtggtatgggtggtatgatgcccagggcagccgggatggggggcatgaccccaaatatgatgatgccggggatggggatggggggcatgaccccaaatatgatgatggcggggatgatggcgggggatgatgccggggatgatgcatgtgggagggggtggcaggggtcctgaaccactagcggacgatgtctatcgaccggttgtggatatgcagtctactgataccccttccacttatgttccggatactcagttcaccggcatagacactttctcttttgaggagttggggatatctcCAGTCAGGCAGACGCCCGATGATATGAGCGGGGGCAGGGGGAagggacgtggcaagggcaGGGGGAAAGCCCCAGGGTCTTCCTCACGAACGGTGGcaaaggaggaggatgaggagacgggaaagaggacgatctggagccagtgggaaaacgtcgcgcttgcgaaggcttggATTGCAattgtcgaggatccctatgtcggtgccaaccagcatattgacagactgtggcatcgaatcgctgaagcctaccacacacacaaaccggctggggcgaagcgtcgccttcccgaacagtgccggaaacagtgggagcggttgaggcctaagcttagtcgatttgctggcctctaccaaaacaacctccgccaggcaagcagcggtatgtccgaggaggatgtccggaaccGTGCCTTTGCTCAATACCCTACCAAAGCCttgaaattcaaacaattcgaccagtgggaggcctttctcgtggtgaaggattccccaaagttttgtgggggagtcgaatcgggctgggcgaagcgaacgaagatcaacgcttccggtgaatacagcagcagtgctggttcgcacgagctcccggaagccgacgaagtgtccccgctaccgcaatcagactctcgccgtcgtcgtcgcccggttgggcaaaaggctgcgcagcggagGGCTAGGGAAACCAGCGGCGGTAGCAGGTCGTTCGAGGTcgaatcggaggcccctgctccccaagaagatatcgaccgcctcgcccgcgcgcagttaacgacaagcttggtccgaaccatgcataggtggcatagcacgaccgatccgctgtacaagaggatgctgaaggatgtcatcgatggatgtcggcgcgatttggggatgccccccattggagatgatggcgccgagattagcggaggggacgatgggggcggcacgggcgacggtgacggcacgggcgacgggggcggcacgggcgatgaggacagcgcggagtgagccggggatgttggattatgtatttttcttttttttgaatgactatgtattttgcttttttctaactatgtgttttttatgttttatgaatatgtatttttgcccgtattttgatttcccgtattccgtgtcaaaattatatttccgtttttacgtaattaaattattgtgatttttttattacgggatgtcctagtgggaagggcggacataggacgggatgtcctagtgacgtggcagtgggatgggaagtcctagtgacgtggcagaaggagtttttgggatgtcctagtggatgtccgccCAAACACCGTCTTAGTCAAATTCAATTTAGATAGTTGCCAAACAACACCACCTGTTAAAATCCAATTTAGAAGTTTAGAATTCCAAATTACACAAACTTCCACCCCCAATCCCACCCCGACGTCGATCTCTTCCACTCCCGCCCGCgcactttctctctcctctcccaTCTCTCTAACAAGATGGAACCCGGTGACGGAGAACAACAAGAGAAGCATGACGACGAGCGAAGACCCGATGACGAGGTCACAATTTTTCATTTCACTTCTTCCTTCAATTCCCCATTTCTTTTAATTACTCGTACTCGTACTAGTTGTTCCTGTCCCCTTTTCTGTTGAAACAAACCCTCGCTGCGATTTCTGTACTAAATTGAGAGCTTACTTTATCAATGACAGTATTACTTTAggttttcctttttcctttttctcttaattttttttattatgggtGGTGAAGATTAAGTAATTTTTGTTGCTTGTTCAAAGATGGTATAGTTTTAATTTTGGGGGTTTACTGATAGAGTTATTTGTTGCAGGAAACCATTGCCCGGCTTGAGGAATTTAAGAAATCCATTGAAGCGAAAATGGCTTTGCGTCAGAGTAATTTGAATCCCGAGAGGCCTGGTTGGTACTCTCACTGATAAAAATTGACTTGAATTCACATTTCTACACCTTAACTTCTCATATTGAGTATTCTCCTGGGATTTTTCAAATGCCATATTATTCTATCCACTGTTGAATACTTGAATATGCCACGAGATTACTGATAGTAGGAGGCTAGCCTGTTCAAATTTTTTAGAATGACATTAAGTGAATAAGGTTTCATGGGGCTCGGTGAAGTGCCACTATATATGCATATTCATTCCTGCTGATGTTCCATCGAGACTACGATTGATGCTTGAGATACTAAGATTTTATTATCCAGCTTAGCAGTCATAACATACATGTATCAAATTTAAAGATGTCATGCAAATTAGCTATATgacttttgtattttttttttataattcagATTCTGGACAACTTCTCCATACTGCCTAACTGCTGATATAGCTATTTTTCGATTTCAGATACAGGCTTTCTCAGGACACTTGACTCTAGCATCAAGCGCAATACAGCAgtcattaaaaaattaaagcaaaTCAATGAGGAGCAGCGAGAAGGTCTAATGGATGAATTGCGTGGTGTAAATTTAAGCAAATTTGTTAGTGAAGCCGTAGCTGCGATTTGTGATGCTAAGCTTAAAGCAGCTGATATACAATCTGCTGTACAGGTAGTTATTGTTTAGCTGTCTTGCCTTGCATTCTTCTGTTGTAAAGTTATTAATATTCTTATTATGTCTCCTGAATTCATTTACTAAAAGATTATGCCATGTCTGGAGTCTTGAGTTCTATTTGTCTCACCCATGACAATGATACCACAGTGGCTTGTTATAGACAGTTTAATTactatttattaaacttgtA
This portion of the Salvia splendens isolate huo1 chromosome 10, SspV2, whole genome shotgun sequence genome encodes:
- the LOC121752990 gene encoding uncharacterized protein LOC121752990 is translated as MALQWMILAYAVAAEAAIAIILTLPAPKAIQSRISSLISRIVQPSLFIVPFSAFQLLDIYWKSEHRLKCSGETCTAAERSRYERAFFKAQRNVILCLAACFLYWCIYRICSYHKEIERLEEVEKRQKKD